The following proteins come from a genomic window of Carcharodon carcharias isolate sCarCar2 chromosome 10, sCarCar2.pri, whole genome shotgun sequence:
- the LOC121282920 gene encoding ferritin light chain-like — MVSQVCQNYHNDTEDAVSKQINLELYSSCVYLSMKPEQDEWNSGLEARQRALWMEKNVNQSLLGLHKLFSGNTDPHLCDFLETHYLDEQVKMIKKLGDHIINLKRLGTPESGVGEYLFDKLTQGECD, encoded by the coding sequence ATGGTTTCCCAAGTGTGTCAGAACTACCACAATGACACTGAAGATGCTGTTAGCAAGCAGATCAACCTGGAGCTCTATTCCTCCTGTGTCTACCTCTCCATGAAACCAGAGCAGGACGAGTGGAACAGTGGCTTGGAGGCAAGGCAGAGAGCTCTGTGGATGGAGAAGAATGTGAACCAGAGTCTGCTGGGTCTGCACAAACTCTTCTCTGGGAACACTGACCCTCATCTTTGTGACTTCCTGGAGACTCACTACTTGGATGAGCAAGTGAAGATGATCAAGAAGCTTGGAGATCACATCATCAACCTGAAGAGACTGGGAACCCCTGAGAGTGGCGTGGGAGAGTACCTGTTTGACAAGCTCACCCAAGGGGAGTGTGACTGA